From the genome of Ictalurus punctatus breed USDA103 chromosome 5, Coco_2.0, whole genome shotgun sequence:
GCAGTCTTTCATTAACATCTGTAACCGCACTGCCTCATTAACATCTGAAACCGCACTGCCTCATTAACATCTGTACCCGCAGTCTTTCATTAACATCTGTAACCGCACTGCCTCATTAACATCTGAAACCGCACTGCCTCATTAACATCTGTAACCGCACTGCCTCATTAACATCTGTAACCGCAGTCTTTCATTAACATCTGTAACCGCACTGCCTCATTAACATCTGAAACCGCACTGCCTCATTAACATCTGTAACCGCAGTGCCTCATTAACATCTGTAACCGCACTGCCTCATTAACATCTGAAACCGCACTGCCTCATTAACATCTGTAACCGCAGTGCCTCATTAACATCTGTAACCGCACTGCCTCATTAACATCTGTAACGGCAGTCTTTCATTAACATCTGTAACCGCACTGCCTCATTAACATCTGTAATCGCACTGCCTCATTAACATCTGTAACCGCACTGCCTCATTAACATCTGTATCCGCACTGCCTCATTAACATCTGTAACCGCAGCAGTGCCTCATTAACATCTGTAACCGCACTGCCTCATTAACATCTGTAACCGCACTGCCTCATTAACATCTGTAACCGCACTGCCTCATTAACATCTGTAACCGCACTGCCTCATTAACATCTGTAACCGCACTGCCTCATTAACATCTGTAACCGCACTGCCTCATTAACATCCGTAACGGCAGTCTTTCATTAACATCTGTAACCGCACTGCCTCATTAACATCTGTAACCGCAGTCTTTCATTAACATCTGTAACCGCAGTCTTTCATTAACATCTGTAACCGCACTGCCTCATTAACATCTGTAACCGCACTGCCTCATTAACATCTGTACCCGCAGTCTGACAGCGTGGAATAAACCGCACGCAGCACACAGCTGGATTTGTATAAACCCATGGAGGAATGAAGGAAACCCTGTTAATAAGGGTTTGTTTAAATGGTAACGGTCCATTCGAACGCTGTGAGCTGTTTCTACAGGCCGAGTACAGCGTGATTACAGGGTCTAGATCCACTCTCCATACCGCGTCTCACACACCGCTCAGTGCTGAGTGCTCAGTGCtgagctctgattggtcagaaggtgttgatcagTTTTCCGCAGCAGCGCAGCTCCAGATTCATGCGTTTGCGttgtttaaagaagaaaaatccgtgttttctgtcaggagaaacgtgtatggaaggagtctccagtgtcagaggtgaagctgtagcTTTAGGTTTTctcacatcttcaggacggaggagtttacgcttctctTCAGTTtctcaccaacacacacactgccatttTTATTGTCTTACTAACTTacagagagggaataaagagagagggggaataaagagagagggaatagagagagagggaatagagagagagggaatagagagagagaggatagagagagggaatagagagagagggaatagagagagagggaatagagagagagggaatagagagagagggaatagagagagagggaataaagagagagggaatagagagagagaggatagagagagggaatagagagagagagggaatagagagagagggaatagagagagagggaatagagagagagaggatagagagagggaatagagagagagggaatagagagagagggaatagagagagagggaatagagagagagggaataaagagagagggaatagagagagagaggatagagagagggaatagagagagagggaatagagagagttCTAAACAAGATGAATCGTGTTTTCAAAACCATGTtctggtgtctctctctctcgcgctctctctctctctctctctctctcgctctctctctctctctccctctctctctctctctctctgaatgtcCACACACACGTTAGCAGCCTCATTGTAAGTCTCACGCTCTTGGCACGGCTGCTGCTGAATCATGGGATAATGAACAAAGAGCGTCTGGGCCAAAATGACACCTAATGAAATAACTTTGCAGGGGCATTAAAAACAGCGGGTGGGGGCgggtgggggcgggggggtgtGGGTGGCGGGGGGTCAGTTTTGGAGGGGTGTTGATTTGAGAGAATGTTTTGGCACACTTTCCTTCGGCGCCCTACGGACGCACAGCCGCTCATTCGAGCCTGATTAGGAGTGTGTTCTGAACAGAGACGGGTTTTGGGACCGTGTCCAGCTCGGGGCGCTGCTGTATATATTCAGCCCTCGTGCCACAGGAGCGCGACAGGCTACACCCCGGAGCTGGTAAGAGACCACCACGCTTATTCTATACACTCTATCCGCAGCGCTCTGAgctctggactctgattggtcaggaggtgctgattagttttctagaacagcagctgtGACATTAGCGCAGgtcgttatggtttctatagtaacggcccGTCCGCAGGGGCGTGCGGTGTACGGCGGACGCGACGCTCATAATAAATGCGTTTTTGCAatgttgatacggtgaagtgTTCTGTaagtttaacatttacggaaggagtctccagtgtcagaggtaaagctgcaacTAATCTACAGGACGGAGATCACGCTGCTGTGTGGTTTCTCAggaacacgacaagctgcgtcTCTGTCTTATTCACTttaagagagagggaatgaagagagagaatagagagagagagaatagagagaatagagagggaatagagagagagtagagagagaatatatagagagagggaatagagagagggaatgaagagagaatagagagagggaatagagagagagaaaagagagcaagaatagagagagggaataaagagagagaatagagagaggagagagagaatagagagagaatagagagagagaatagagagaggagagagagaatagagagaaaatagagagagaatagagagaggagagagagaatagagagagaatagagagagggaattgagagagagtagagagacagtagagagagaatagagagagagaggagagagaggagagagggagagaatagagagaggagagagagaggagagagaggagagagagaatagagagagaatagagagagagaatagagagaggagagagagaatagagagaaaatagagagagaatagagagaggagagagagaatagagagagaatagagagagggaattgagagagagtagagagacagtagagagagaatagagagagagaggagagagaggagagagggagagaatagagagaggagagagagaggagagagaggagagagagaatagagagagggaattgagagagcgagaggagagagaggagagagggaggagagagagaggagagagagaggagggagagaggagagagagaggagggaggagaggagggagagaggagagagagaggagagagagaggagggaggagaggagggagagaggagggagagaggagagagagaggagagagagaggagagagagagaatagagagaggagagagagagaatagagagaggagagagagagaggagggagagaggagggagagaatagagagaggagagagaggagagagggaggagagagagaggagagagagagggaattgagagagagagagtagagagacagagagagaatagagagaggagagagagagaggagagagagaggagggagagaggagggagagaggagggagggaatagagagaggagagagagaggagagagagagaggagagagagaggagggagggaatagagagagagaggagagagagagtgatgatgAAGGACTGGTtgtttattgctgctataacgtaagtaaCTCGCTTCACGCTCATTAAATGAAACCATGAACAGATTTGATTCTTTAGCATTTATTCGTGAAGTGAAACTTCGTTACAGCTCGTCACACCTCTCCTGGTTCACCATGGCAACCGATCACCAGAACCCTACATCCAAACAACAGAATCCTGCATCCAGCACTTTCAAGGTGTGCGCACGTCGCTTTACACGTCTGCAGCGTATCGTTACCGCTCACACATCGCTAACGGAAACCCGACTCGCTCTCGTCTTTCAGCTGAACATCTACGAGCAGGAGAACTTCCAGGGTCGCTGCCATGAGCTGACGGGGCCGTGTACCAACCTGCAAGAGGCGGGCGTGGAGAAAGTGGGCTCCATACTGGTGCTCTGTggaccgtgagtgtgtgtgtgtgtgtgtgtgtgtggaccgtgagtgtgtgtgtgtgtgtgtgtgtgtgtggaccgtgagtgtgtctgtgtggaccgtgagtgtgtgtgtgtgaaccgtgagtgtgtgtgtggaccgtgagtgtgtgtggaccgtgagtgtgtgtgtgcaccgtgagtgtgtgtgtggaccgtgagtgtgtgtggaccgtgagtgtgtgtgtggaccatgagtgagtgtgtgtgtgcactgttagtgtgtgtttgcggactgtgagtgtgtgtgtgtgtgcaccgtgagtgtgtgtgtttgcggactgtgagtgtgtgtgttttggggattAAAAAAACTTGGACTCGAGTAAGAAGGTGAcgaaaaaatgtaaacaatactGAAAGGGTTGaaatgtgtacgtgtgtgtgtgtgtgtgtgtgtgtgtgtgtgtgtgtgtgtgtgtgtgcaggtgggTGGGGTACGAGCAGCCCGGCTGTAAGGGCGAACAGTACGTGCTGGAGAAGGGCGAGTATCCTCGCTGGGACGCCTGGACCAACAGCCGGCGCAGCGACTGCATCTTCTCCTTCCGTCCCGTCAAAGTGGTAAATAACGTCTCCGTAAACGTTCCGCTTCCCACATTTCTCTCAGCTTTCATCACGTCCCCGTTCTTCACACCACTTTTCTCCGTTCTGCTGATTCCGGCGCGGTTCAGGACAGCCAGGAGCACAAGATCATGCTGTACGAGAACCCCAACTTCGCAGGCAAGAAGATCGAGATCGTAGACGACGACGTGCCGAGTTTCCACGCTCACGGCTACCAGGAGAAGGTTTCCTCGGTCCGAGTGCAGAGCGGCACGTGAGTACCCGACGACTCCACCTGCTTACCGCCGCACGCGACGCGCGAGCACGGACGGGCCTTTTATGGTCCTGTTgcattctggattgtgattggtcagacggtgtCGATCAGTTGTCTGTGACTGCAGCAGGAGATCATGttttttatggaaggagtctccagtgtcacacGGTGACTTTACAGTGCTTTAAAAACACgcagcgttattcgatgtgttcTTGCCGTCAtctccactgaaacaggaagacaGGGCGGGACATACTCAGTAGCTCCTCCTGTTTTGTTTAAACAGCCAATAGAACTGAGCTTACCTCACAGTTAGTATCACAGGGAACTTCCTGTTGGAGATGGTGTAAGGTAGATGGTATacctgctgtggtataagaggaatagaacactGACACTGCTCCTCTTGCTCTCCTCTCCCTCACAGCTGGGTGGCGTATCAGTACCCGGGGTACAGAGGGTACCAGTACCTGTTTGAGAAGGGCGAGTATAAGGAGAACACCGAATTCGGGGCCCAGGTTCCTCAGATCCAGTCTGTGAGACGGATCCGTGACATGCAGTGGCACCAGAAAGGATCTTTCCACACCTCCAACTGAGCTTCATCTCAtctcccctctcctcctcttcctcctcgtgATGATGAAGATTCCTTTGATGACAGAACGTGTCAGAGGTTCCGTGTGCTGCCGCTTAAATACCAATGAATAAAGGCGTTTTGCTTTACGAGTTACACCGTCCCGTTCTGAGCTTTCATTCAGCAAgaatgtctatttatttattcattcattcattcattcctttcttTAGTTCTTAATTTGATcctgttgtcatggtaacacgTCTCGGTGATTTCTTCTTCAGAATAACTGATTTCGCAAAAACGGGAAGAAAGTAAAAACCCCCCTCCGGGTCGTAAACACAAACCAGTTGCACATGTCGCTCTGCACGTTTCTGGCAGGACGTCACGAACCACACGTTAACCCTGGACTTACCGAATCCACACGTGACCTACAACTTCTCCAACGCACAAacactataataataacattacatctAATTAAACACGTCCGTCACGTGACCTGCGCTAACGTGTCCGGGACGCGGAGAAATGACAGGAAACGGCTGCATCTCGgggtccagtgtgtgtgtgtgtgtgtgtgtgtgtgtgtgtgtgtgtgtggagatatCTTCATGTATCTTCACCTGGAACGGTTTCATGATCAGCTTCAACGTGAGAGTGCGCGTGTTGACTCGAGTTTAACTTGTGGAAGTGAATTCGTGTGAAATCCAGGATTTTCCCTTCGGGAATAAAGATACAGAAGAGTGTAAAAGGTGCGCGACTCGGCCTTCAAACGAATCTGTTCGCAGTTAAAAAGTGTTTAGTGTCTATAATGACTACCAGGACGGAGCCCAAATGACCCACAGCAAACAAAGTAACTCAGATCTCTGCTTTAGGAGAGTAACACATGTACCTATAttcctgtcagtcccagtgaaggaggcgtggcctctgtgtatcagtcccagtgtaggaggcgtggcctctgcgtatcagtcccagtgaaggaggcgtgacctctgtgtatcagtcccagtgaaggaggcgtgacctctgtgtatcagtcccagtgaaggaggcgtggcctctgtgtatcagtcccagtgaaggaggcatggcctctgagtcccagtgaaggaggcgtggcctctatgtatcagtcccagtgaaggaggcgtggcctctgtgtatcagtcccagtgaaggaggcatggcctctgagtcccagtgaaggaggcgtggcctctatgtatcagtcccagtgaaggaggcgtgacctgtgtatcagtcccagtgaaggaggcatggcctctgtgtatcagtcccagtgaaggaggcgtggcctctgtgtatcagtcacagtgaaggaggcgtgacctgtgtatcagtcccagtgaaggaggcgtggcctctatgtatcagtcccagtgaaggagcgTGACCTGTGTATCAGTCccgtgaaggaggcgtggcctctgtgtatcagtcccagtgaaggaggcgtgacctgtatcagtcccagtgaaggaggcatggcctctgtgtatcagtcccagtgaaggaggcgtggcctctgtgtatcagtcacagtgaaggaggcgtgaccttattgtattgtgtgtatcaCTATtagagaaggaggcgtggtctctatGTATCATGTCaagtgatggaggtgtggcctctatgtaTTATGCACTTCACTCTTagcgaaggaggtgtggcctctatactATGTATGTCACACTTAGAGAAGGCGGCATGGCCTGTGTATCAGTCCccgtgaaggaggcgtggcctcagtGTATTATGTATGTCACTCTTATGGAAGAAGTGGTGGTCTCTGTGAATcggtcccagtgaaggaggcgtggcttctgtaaATCTGTCAGTtttagtgaaggaggcgtggccggTGTTCTTTAGTCCCAGGGAAGGAGTGGATTAAAACAGAACCAGCAGTTTTAAACGCCTCGGGTATAAATGGGACCAGTGACCGTCTCTTACAGGATGACACACTAGTGTttatatcataataataataataataataataataataataataataataataacccaaCATTTCAGAACTGGAACAAGATAATCAATCCTCCCATTAAAAGTGGCAGCCGAGAAAATAGATTTATTGTAAATTTTATTATGAATGTACAGTCGTAACCACCGGTCTTACAACACAGTGCAATAAACATCTTTACGGTGAAATCTAAAAATACAAAGAGAGGAATTTCCCACGAACGGACAAAAACACGAGGACGAGAAACCTCGCTTCCACGCCACGTTCCCCTCGCGTTCTCTCCACGCCGCACCGCGCTTCATAAAGCGGCCGGACGTCACGCAGTCCCGCTGTTCGTCGGCCCAGCGGGAGTGCGTCACGGATTATCCGATCGTGGGAACATGGAGAGCGCTCAGGTGAGGGTTTACTCcctctaaacaaaacaaatcatctGAACAGTTAAAGTTTTCCCTTTCGCACATCTGTACAAACCCAAcgaggaaaaaaaactaaacaaccAAACGACAGAGGTCGCAGTGACGGAGACGAAACACCGGCGTTCACCGGGTACGGCTCGTCCCAACAGCACGGGGGCGACAGAGAGGTCCGTTCTGATTGTGCAACGTCACGAGAGTTCGGTTCTGGCCCGTCCTTAAAGCAAGCAGCTGGTTTTGGATACGAGAGCGATTAAAAATAAACGATTGTACAtgcggttaaaaaaaaaaacgcagccaGGATGTTCTTTACTAAAGTCGATctcaattaaaaacattttatacacTCGCTGCGTTCCTCTATACAACTCCATCTTTACATCTCCGGGGCGGGGTTTACTGGTGAGACAGATTcgatttctggtgtgtgtgtgtgtgtgtgtgtgtgtgtgtgtgtgtgtgtgtgtgtgtgtgtgtgagagagagagagagcagctaCGTATATATGGATATTTCCTTACACAGAAGATGAAGTGTTCCTACACCAGGCTCGCTAagctaaagaaagaaagacgccGAACGCTCTCGGCTGAAACCGCTATAATCCGATTTCTTTCCCGTAATGGAATGATTGTCTAAATGGCtctgtataaaaacaaaacaaacctgcTGGACTTTAAACGTCCAGAATCTCAGCGAAGGTGGACAGATCAGTATCCCAGGACAGGCTAGGAGGTTTGTTCAGTCTCCCAGCGGACGAGCAAGCTCCGTAAGCTAGCGGTGACGTTTAAAAGTAGCGAGCATCGGCTAGTCGCTCTGAATCCCACCACCTGCCGCGCTACACACTTGTGGAACCACATTCGTGCTTGTGGAAACGTGCGAAAAGCGTGACGCCGAACAGTCACACAGCTCTCCTGGCTTACTACCTGGACATCGAGGAAACCCCGCGATATTCGGAGCTTAAAAACAGTTACCGCAAATTTCCCGCAGACTCGTGCGTCGTGCGACGTCATCACAAAGCAGaacgaacacgagtacagccgAAACGTCTCGTTCACCGAACAAACATCGCTGTGAAGAGGCGTGCCGGACAAGTTCGTGCGACTGTGATTTCGACGAATCggaaaatttagaaaaaaaaaagtcggaaatttagaaaaaaaaaagtcgcaaCAAtccccaaaaaataaaaaacctgtgaaatcctgtacggatgTGAcgtgctgatttatttatttttaaacgtaAACACGTTAGAAACTTGTGATAATCACCAGCCGAGTTTACGTcgccagctagctagctcactATACTTCGCTACATCACGTTACTTCGTCTAGAAGGTTTCCAAGCGACCAAAGATGGAACGGGACTCGGGAGCTCGACTCGTCCGGTGGGAATGCTAATAAACGGATGATCCGTCCACCCCTAAGTGAAGCAGAGGCACGATTACGATATTAATTACGACGTtctattaaacaaaacaaaacaaattctaTTAGCGCTGCAGTTAATTGTATCACACAGAGATGGCGCTGTTGCTGAGGTGATCTTTATCACAGGAGAACGTCCGCGGTACGGATCGTGACGTATCGTTTAACTGATTACGGGCCGTGAAACATGACGACACGACCTGCCATGTAGCTCATGTAATAAATCtgttttaataagaaaaaagggtttttttaaaaatctctgtctctctcgttcctGCGTTTCTTCGGGATGCCTTCTTCAGA
Proteins encoded in this window:
- the crybb2 gene encoding beta-crystallin B2 isoform X1; this encodes MMKDWLFIAAITSSHLSWFTMATDHQNPTSKQQNPASSTFKLNIYEQENFQGRCHELTGPCTNLQEAGVEKVGSILVLCGPWVGYEQPGCKGEQYVLEKGEYPRWDAWTNSRRSDCIFSFRPVKVDSQEHKIMLYENPNFAGKKIEIVDDDVPSFHAHGYQEKVSSVRVQSGTWVAYQYPGYRGYQYLFEKGEYKENTEFGAQVPQIQSVRRIRDMQWHQKGSFHTSN
- the crybb2 gene encoding beta-crystallin B2 isoform X2, with the protein product MATDHQNPTSKQQNPASSTFKLNIYEQENFQGRCHELTGPCTNLQEAGVEKVGSILVLCGPWVGYEQPGCKGEQYVLEKGEYPRWDAWTNSRRSDCIFSFRPVKVDSQEHKIMLYENPNFAGKKIEIVDDDVPSFHAHGYQEKVSSVRVQSGTWVAYQYPGYRGYQYLFEKGEYKENTEFGAQVPQIQSVRRIRDMQWHQKGSFHTSN